In the Topomyia yanbarensis strain Yona2022 chromosome 3, ASM3024719v1, whole genome shotgun sequence genome, one interval contains:
- the LOC131688189 gene encoding ras-related protein Rab-2A-like: protein LPLSTGVGKSCLLLQFTDKRFQPVHDLTIGVEFGARMITIDGKQIKLQIWDTAGQEAFRSITRSYYRGAAGALLVYDITRRETFNHLTTWLEDARQHSNSNMVIMLIGNKSDLESRRDVKKEEGEAFAREHGLVFMETSARTAANVEEAFINTAKEIYEKIQEGVFDINNEANGIKIGQAHSPTNPSLGSGNNSGGQTSSGCC from the exons CTTCCCCTATCCACAGGAGTCGGCAAATCATGCCTGTTGCTTCAATTCACCGATAAGCGCTTCCAACCGGTGCATGATCTGACGATCGGTGTTGAATTTGGAGCTCGGATGATCACCATCGATGGCAAGCAGATCAAGCTGCAGATCTGGGACACGGCCGGCCAGGAAGCGTTCCGCTCGATTACTCGTTCCTACTATCGGGGTGCCGCCGGAGCGCTGTTGGTGTACGATATCACCCGGCGTGAGACGTTCAATCATCTGACCACCTGGCTGGAGGATGCCCGGCAGCACTCGAACTCGAACATGGTGATCATGTTGATTGGAAATAAGAG TGATTTGGAGTCTCGTCGTGATGTGAAAAAAGAGGAAGGCGAAGCCTTCGCCCGAGAGCATGGCCTAGTATTTATGGAAACTTCTGCTCGTACAGCGGCGAATGTGGAGGAAGCTTTCATCAATACCGCAAAGGAGATCTACGAGAAAATTCAGGAAGGTGTGTTTGATATCAACAATGAG GCAAACGGTATCAAGATTGGTCAGGCCCACTCGCCGACCAATCCTTCCCTAGGCAGTGGAAACAATTCTGGTGGCCAGACTAGCAGTGGTTGCTGTTAA
- the LOC131691592 gene encoding D-glucuronyl C5-epimerase B-like isoform X2: protein MTIILRNGFSAPTHQHKTRFFLVMMRLNLKFLLICLCFAVVLITFTLWTNCGGDLPFARGLVPKWNRRYDRNNQLELTEEIDCVVNQEYTIGCRREGDEVYLPFSFLSKYFEVYGSLNTVDGAKRFDWSHSYGKVNNPKGTYDPKGIFMYFENYNVEMRDRVKCISAVEGVPISTQWESQGYFYATQIAQFGLSHYSKNLTEPEPRRKIVEDGDKELADWRVPKNSSLSRVYVKGKDTTVVNFSTGKHFDSAISLPMDHVLDLVLSVNLLLRPNSSFTVTLQNRETQKLYNVIYILADLMISVQDDNIYYGLGYNSTSNWRRLTRDLFVDLQKGLPQYITTEKRRKMRRTELKVVEVSFLGNGSFDNLTLSTSEHISHFYDAAEWLIRHQDQSTGGWPIPVRRKLGSGFGELSRGWYSAMSQGHAISLLARAYFHSRGDKRYLKAALDGLKLFRIPSYQGGVLATFLGKYAWYEEYPTTPPSFVLNGFIYSLLGLYDLNSTAPANQSHEAAALLEQGMVSLKKMLLLFDTGSGTSYDLRHFTLGIAPNLARWDYHATHVNQLLLLATIDPDPIISQTAERWKNYMLGKRAQHN, encoded by the exons ATGACCATCATACTGCGGAACGGCTTCAGCGCTCCAACTCATCAGCATAAA ACAAGATTTTTTCTTGTAATGATGCGTCTCAACCTGAAGTTTCTGCTGATCTGTCTGTGCTTCGCCGTAGTTCTGATCACGTTCACCCTGTGGACGAATTGCGGTGGAGATTTGCCGTTCGCACGTGGACTGGTGCCCAAATGGAATCGCCGTTACGATAGAA ACAACCAGCTGGAACTGACGGAGGAGATCGACTGTGTCGTCAATCAGGAGTATACGATAGGGTGCCGACGAGAAGGAGATGAGGTGTACCTTCCGTTCTCCTTCCTCAGCAAGTACTTTGAGGTGTACGGTTCGCTCAATACGGTGGACGGAGCAAAGCGGTTCGATTGGTCCCACAGCTATGGAAAGGTTAACAATCCGAAGGGGACCTATGATCCGAAAGGGATTTTCATGTACTTCGAAAATTACAACGTGGAAATGCGGGACCGGGTTAAATGTATTAGCGCTGTGGAGGGGGTTCCGATTTCTACGCAATGGGAGAGCCAGGGGTATTTTTATGCAACACAGATCGCCCAATTCGGGCTCTCACATTACAGTAAGAATTTAACAGAACCGGAACCAAGGCGGAAAATTGTGGAGGACGGTGATAAGGAGCTGGCAGATTGGAGAGTCCCGAAAAACAGCTCTCTGAGTAGAGTGTATGTGAAGGGTAAAGATACGACGGTGGTGAATTTCTCAACGGGAAAGCACTTCGACAGCGCGATATCACTACCGATGGATCACGTGCTGGATCTGGTGTTGAGTGTAAATCTGTTGCTCAGGCCGAATTCAAGTTTCACGGTGACCCTACAAAATCGTGAAACTCAAAAGCTGTACAATGTTATCTACATTCTAGCGGATTTGATGATCAGCGTCCAGGATGATAATATTTACTATGGGCTTGGCTACAACAGTACATCGAATTGGAGGAGACTAACGCGGGATTTGTTTGTAGACCTTCAGAAGGGTTTGCCCCAGTATATCACTACAGAAAAACGACGTAAGATGCGTCGAACTGAACTGAAGGTCGTTGAGGTTTCATTTCTTGGGAATGGAAGTTTCGACAATTTAACTTTGTCGACCAGCGAAcatatcagtcatttttacgaTGCGGCCGAGTGGTTGATCCGGCATCAAGATCAAAGCACTGGTGGTTGGCCTATTCCCGTGCGGAGGAAGCTGGGTTCAGGCTTCGGGGAGCTTTCCCGTGGATGGTATTCGGCTATGTCCCAAGGGCATGCGATTTCACTACTCGCTAGAGCGTATTTTCACTCGAGGGGTGACAAGCGGTATCTAAAAGCGGCGCTCGATGGTTTGAAGTTATTTCGGATACCATCCTACCAGGGAGGAGTGTTGGCGACTTTTCTTGGCAAGTACGCTTGGTACGAAGAGTATCCCACGACTCCGCCTTCGTTTGTACTGAATGGGTTTATCTATTCGTTGTTGGGGTTGTATGATCTCAACTCAACGGCACCAGCGAATCAGTCACACGAAGCTGCCGCTCTGTTAGAGCAGGGAATGGTCTCGTTGAAAAAAATGCTGTTACTGTTCGATACCGGATCGGGTACCAGCTACGATCTAAGGCACTTCACATTGG gtATTGCCCCTAATCTGGCCCGGTGGGACTATCACGCGACCCACGTGAatcagctgctgctgctggccaCTATTGATCCGGATCCAATAATATCACAAACTGCTGAACGATGGAAAAACTACATGCTCGGAAAACGGGCTCAGCACAATTAG
- the LOC131691592 gene encoding D-glucuronyl C5-epimerase B-like isoform X1, with product MTIILRNGFSAPTHQHKTRFFLVMMRLNLKFLLICLCFAVVLITFTLWTNCGGDLPFARGLVPKWNRRYDRTDNQLELTEEIDCVVNQEYTIGCRREGDEVYLPFSFLSKYFEVYGSLNTVDGAKRFDWSHSYGKVNNPKGTYDPKGIFMYFENYNVEMRDRVKCISAVEGVPISTQWESQGYFYATQIAQFGLSHYSKNLTEPEPRRKIVEDGDKELADWRVPKNSSLSRVYVKGKDTTVVNFSTGKHFDSAISLPMDHVLDLVLSVNLLLRPNSSFTVTLQNRETQKLYNVIYILADLMISVQDDNIYYGLGYNSTSNWRRLTRDLFVDLQKGLPQYITTEKRRKMRRTELKVVEVSFLGNGSFDNLTLSTSEHISHFYDAAEWLIRHQDQSTGGWPIPVRRKLGSGFGELSRGWYSAMSQGHAISLLARAYFHSRGDKRYLKAALDGLKLFRIPSYQGGVLATFLGKYAWYEEYPTTPPSFVLNGFIYSLLGLYDLNSTAPANQSHEAAALLEQGMVSLKKMLLLFDTGSGTSYDLRHFTLGIAPNLARWDYHATHVNQLLLLATIDPDPIISQTAERWKNYMLGKRAQHN from the exons ATGACCATCATACTGCGGAACGGCTTCAGCGCTCCAACTCATCAGCATAAA ACAAGATTTTTTCTTGTAATGATGCGTCTCAACCTGAAGTTTCTGCTGATCTGTCTGTGCTTCGCCGTAGTTCTGATCACGTTCACCCTGTGGACGAATTGCGGTGGAGATTTGCCGTTCGCACGTGGACTGGTGCCCAAATGGAATCGCCGTTACGATAGAA CAGACAACCAGCTGGAACTGACGGAGGAGATCGACTGTGTCGTCAATCAGGAGTATACGATAGGGTGCCGACGAGAAGGAGATGAGGTGTACCTTCCGTTCTCCTTCCTCAGCAAGTACTTTGAGGTGTACGGTTCGCTCAATACGGTGGACGGAGCAAAGCGGTTCGATTGGTCCCACAGCTATGGAAAGGTTAACAATCCGAAGGGGACCTATGATCCGAAAGGGATTTTCATGTACTTCGAAAATTACAACGTGGAAATGCGGGACCGGGTTAAATGTATTAGCGCTGTGGAGGGGGTTCCGATTTCTACGCAATGGGAGAGCCAGGGGTATTTTTATGCAACACAGATCGCCCAATTCGGGCTCTCACATTACAGTAAGAATTTAACAGAACCGGAACCAAGGCGGAAAATTGTGGAGGACGGTGATAAGGAGCTGGCAGATTGGAGAGTCCCGAAAAACAGCTCTCTGAGTAGAGTGTATGTGAAGGGTAAAGATACGACGGTGGTGAATTTCTCAACGGGAAAGCACTTCGACAGCGCGATATCACTACCGATGGATCACGTGCTGGATCTGGTGTTGAGTGTAAATCTGTTGCTCAGGCCGAATTCAAGTTTCACGGTGACCCTACAAAATCGTGAAACTCAAAAGCTGTACAATGTTATCTACATTCTAGCGGATTTGATGATCAGCGTCCAGGATGATAATATTTACTATGGGCTTGGCTACAACAGTACATCGAATTGGAGGAGACTAACGCGGGATTTGTTTGTAGACCTTCAGAAGGGTTTGCCCCAGTATATCACTACAGAAAAACGACGTAAGATGCGTCGAACTGAACTGAAGGTCGTTGAGGTTTCATTTCTTGGGAATGGAAGTTTCGACAATTTAACTTTGTCGACCAGCGAAcatatcagtcatttttacgaTGCGGCCGAGTGGTTGATCCGGCATCAAGATCAAAGCACTGGTGGTTGGCCTATTCCCGTGCGGAGGAAGCTGGGTTCAGGCTTCGGGGAGCTTTCCCGTGGATGGTATTCGGCTATGTCCCAAGGGCATGCGATTTCACTACTCGCTAGAGCGTATTTTCACTCGAGGGGTGACAAGCGGTATCTAAAAGCGGCGCTCGATGGTTTGAAGTTATTTCGGATACCATCCTACCAGGGAGGAGTGTTGGCGACTTTTCTTGGCAAGTACGCTTGGTACGAAGAGTATCCCACGACTCCGCCTTCGTTTGTACTGAATGGGTTTATCTATTCGTTGTTGGGGTTGTATGATCTCAACTCAACGGCACCAGCGAATCAGTCACACGAAGCTGCCGCTCTGTTAGAGCAGGGAATGGTCTCGTTGAAAAAAATGCTGTTACTGTTCGATACCGGATCGGGTACCAGCTACGATCTAAGGCACTTCACATTGG gtATTGCCCCTAATCTGGCCCGGTGGGACTATCACGCGACCCACGTGAatcagctgctgctgctggccaCTATTGATCCGGATCCAATAATATCACAAACTGCTGAACGATGGAAAAACTACATGCTCGGAAAACGGGCTCAGCACAATTAG